A window from Deinococcota bacterium encodes these proteins:
- a CDS encoding DUF3095 domain-containing protein produces MDTFYADLATVENFSDITDPGRYVAVPAEWYVVVADVKGSTEALLAGRYKQVNMVGAAVIVALLNIAGKIEIPFIFGGDGAILLIPPSLLAPAETALLGVQALARREFELDLRVGLVPVASLLAVHPLDVAKFKVSDNYVQAMFTGGGLLHAEELVKNPATAERYAVDDDGSGAEADLSGLECRWRDIASKYGETVSLLILATTGLPEDDNALYREVLSEIARCYGADADHHPIALDMLRPSFNPETLSFEAKLRSGPRPLRRQVYLGKIWLQNLLFKLFVVGRIVTGKTEWVLYPAMVQQTVDYKKFDDTLRMVISGTTRQRESLTRWLDGRYRAGELVYGLHTSDRAIMTCLVFERMGRQVHFVDGADGGYTLAARAMKKRLQASAQRQAEGAGQGSARQQV; encoded by the coding sequence ATGGATACCTTCTATGCCGATCTGGCAACCGTAGAGAACTTTTCGGATATTACCGATCCCGGCAGGTACGTAGCCGTCCCAGCCGAGTGGTACGTCGTCGTAGCCGACGTCAAGGGCTCAACCGAGGCGCTCCTCGCCGGGCGCTACAAGCAGGTGAATATGGTGGGCGCCGCGGTTATCGTCGCCCTTTTAAATATCGCCGGAAAGATTGAAATCCCCTTTATCTTTGGTGGCGACGGCGCCATCCTGCTGATCCCGCCGTCGCTGCTAGCTCCGGCGGAGACCGCCCTGCTGGGCGTCCAGGCGCTGGCACGGCGCGAGTTCGAGCTGGACTTGCGGGTTGGGCTGGTGCCGGTTGCCAGCCTGCTGGCAGTCCACCCGCTAGACGTTGCCAAGTTCAAGGTGTCGGACAACTATGTCCAGGCCATGTTCACCGGGGGCGGGCTTCTCCATGCCGAAGAGCTCGTCAAGAATCCTGCCACGGCCGAACGCTACGCGGTCGACGATGACGGCAGCGGCGCGGAGGCTGACCTGAGCGGGTTGGAGTGTCGCTGGCGTGACATCGCCAGCAAGTATGGGGAAACCGTCAGCCTGCTGATTCTGGCTACCACCGGGCTGCCGGAAGATGACAATGCGCTCTACCGTGAGGTTCTTAGCGAAATAGCCCGCTGCTATGGAGCGGACGCCGATCATCATCCCATCGCCTTGGATATGCTCCGACCCTCGTTCAATCCCGAAACGCTGAGCTTCGAAGCCAAGCTGCGAAGCGGCCCGCGGCCCTTGCGCCGGCAGGTCTATCTGGGAAAGATCTGGCTCCAGAACCTGCTGTTCAAACTGTTTGTCGTGGGCAGGATCGTCACCGGGAAGACCGAATGGGTGCTTTATCCCGCGATGGTGCAGCAGACCGTCGACTACAAGAAGTTTGACGACACCCTGCGGATGGTGATCTCCGGCACCACGCGGCAACGAGAAAGCTTGACCCGGTGGCTTGACGGCAGATACCGGGCGGGCGAGTTGGTCTATGGCCTCCACACCTCCGACCGCGCCATCATGACCTGTCTGGTCTTTGAACGGATGGGTCGCCAGGTGCATTTTGTGGATGGGGCGGATGGCGGCTATACACTGGCGGCTCGAGCCATGAAGAAGCGCCTCCAGGCTAGCGCCCAGCGGCAGGCTGAAGGCGCCGGTCAAGGGAGCGCAAGACAGCAAGTGTAG